From a region of the Cyanobacteria bacterium GSL.Bin1 genome:
- a CDS encoding TenA family protein — translation MTFSQKLWQQNQDLVEASLNHPFVQGIADGSLDQRCFAFYVAQDAFFLESFARAYSIAAAKALDWEGFNTFHQLAGGVLAELNLHQSYAQQWGIEIKAVTPSVATRRYTDFLLATAWGSEVGLTACAMTPCLRLYYFLGTQLAQNQAETHQYSDWIKTYNDAEFGQLVATLESLVDRYLIREEKGNSTYRYALQCENEFFAAAWNLQFP, via the coding sequence ATGACATTCAGCCAAAAACTATGGCAGCAAAACCAAGATTTAGTTGAAGCCAGTCTCAACCATCCCTTTGTCCAAGGAATTGCTGATGGCAGCCTCGATCAGCGATGCTTTGCTTTTTATGTGGCACAAGATGCCTTTTTCTTAGAATCATTTGCTCGCGCTTACAGTATTGCTGCGGCTAAAGCCTTAGATTGGGAAGGATTTAATACCTTTCATCAATTGGCAGGAGGAGTCCTCGCAGAGCTAAATCTTCATCAAAGCTACGCCCAGCAATGGGGCATCGAGATCAAGGCAGTGACGCCTTCTGTTGCTACCCGCCGCTATACTGATTTTCTCCTAGCAACAGCTTGGGGAAGTGAAGTCGGTCTAACCGCTTGTGCCATGACGCCTTGTCTGCGGCTGTATTATTTTCTTGGTACCCAACTCGCTCAAAATCAAGCTGAGACTCACCAATATAGCGATTGGATTAAAACTTACAATGATGCTGAGTTCGGTCAACTGGTCGCTACCTTGGAAAGCTTAGTTGACCGGTATCTGATTAGAGAGGAAAAAGGTAACAGCACCTACCGTTATGCTTTGCAGTGTGAAAACGAGTTTTTTGCCGCTGCTTGGAACTTGCAATTCCCTTAG
- the grxC gene encoding glutaredoxin 3: MSANVEIYTWSSCPFCLRAKALLTQKNIPFTEYTIDGDEAAREQMAERANGKRSLPQIFIDDNSIGGCDELYALEEEGQLDPMVSS; this comes from the coding sequence ATGTCAGCAAACGTCGAGATTTATACTTGGAGTTCCTGTCCGTTTTGTCTACGAGCGAAAGCACTACTTACTCAAAAAAATATTCCTTTTACTGAATACACCATTGATGGGGATGAAGCAGCCCGTGAGCAAATGGCAGAACGTGCCAACGGAAAGCGCAGTCTTCCTCAAATTTTTATTGATGATAACTCCATTGGCGGTTGTGATGAGCTGTATGCCCTGGAAGAAGAAGGTCAATTAGATCCAATGGTTAGTTCTTAA
- a CDS encoding response regulator, producing the protein MIRFDRQGNAQSMIGVNFDITELKNTQIELEQKNAELVQANRLKDEFLATINHELRTPLNAILGMTQALEQEALGGMNSRQHKTIQVIQRSGSHLLEMVNDLLELSKIESGTKELHYTPTSVFELCQSATTIVQPEVQNKQLQLETKLPLPLLKISVEERLLRQVLINLLSNAIKFTPKGGKIILEVRFPSSKGEHWLSFAVYDTGIGIAAENLQKIFEPFVQIDSALNRKYQGTGIGLSLVKQIVKLHGGEVTVTSQEGIGSCFVFDLPCVIASSAFEIQLKSWHNGGKAPVILVVDEHAGNLMTVSNYLEARGYHLLSAHNQEKAVARARSSCPDLVIVTWEGPDQYGLEMIQTIREQGELTSTPMIAIAPQTLSDEKNWEIEVAHAFRKPIKLQELAKIIQETLHHL; encoded by the coding sequence TTGATTCGCTTCGATCGTCAGGGTAATGCCCAAAGTATGATTGGGGTTAATTTCGATATTACAGAACTCAAAAACACACAAATTGAGTTAGAACAAAAAAATGCCGAACTGGTGCAAGCCAATCGTCTCAAAGATGAATTTTTGGCAACGATTAATCATGAGCTACGGACCCCCCTAAACGCTATCTTAGGGATGACGCAAGCCTTAGAACAAGAAGCATTAGGAGGTATGAATTCTCGACAACACAAAACCATACAAGTGATTCAGCGAAGCGGTTCTCATTTGCTGGAAATGGTCAACGATCTGCTAGAACTTTCCAAAATTGAATCCGGGACAAAAGAATTGCACTATACTCCCACCTCAGTTTTTGAACTCTGTCAATCTGCAACGACAATTGTTCAACCTGAAGTTCAGAATAAGCAACTGCAATTAGAAACCAAGCTTCCCTTGCCACTGCTCAAAATTTCAGTAGAAGAGCGATTGCTGCGCCAAGTCCTAATTAATTTGCTGAGTAATGCGATTAAATTTACTCCTAAAGGGGGCAAAATTATCCTGGAAGTAAGGTTTCCGAGCTCGAAAGGAGAGCATTGGCTTAGCTTTGCCGTTTATGATACCGGAATTGGGATTGCTGCAGAGAACTTACAGAAAATTTTTGAACCATTTGTGCAAATTGATAGTGCTTTAAACCGGAAATATCAAGGCACAGGAATTGGACTGTCTCTGGTGAAACAAATTGTGAAATTGCATGGTGGAGAAGTTACCGTAACCAGTCAAGAAGGCATCGGCAGTTGTTTTGTCTTTGATCTCCCTTGTGTAATTGCTAGTAGTGCTTTTGAAATTCAACTCAAGTCTTGGCACAACGGAGGAAAAGCCCCTGTCATTTTAGTGGTTGATGAACATGCAGGCAATTTAATGACAGTGAGTAACTACCTCGAAGCCAGAGGATATCACTTGCTCTCAGCCCATAATCAAGAAAAGGCGGTGGCACGCGCTCGCTCCTCTTGTCCCGATTTAGTGATCGTCACTTGGGAAGGGCCTGATCAATATGGGTTAGAGATGATACAGACGATTCGTGAGCAAGGGGAATTGACAAGCACTCCGATGATCGCGATCGCGCCTCAGACCTTATCCGATGAGAAAAACTGGGAGATAGAAGTGGCTCACGCTTTTAGAAAGCCCATTAAATTACAAGAATTAGCAAAAATAATCCAAGAAACCCTACATCATCTCTAA